Below is a window of Humulus lupulus chromosome 2, drHumLupu1.1, whole genome shotgun sequence DNA.
TCTGAGTTCTTTGAATGATGCTGCGGTTGACATTCTATACTTGGATAATACATACTGCAATCCTTCGTATGATTTCCCGCCTCGAGAAGTTGCTGCCCAGCAGGTGCGTCTTTCGGTTTTAAGACTGAGGTTCTGTAGTATTTCAAATGATATTATTGGTAGATTGACAGATTACGCATCCACAGGGTGCTAAACAGAACAAAATTCATCAATATTATCACCTTCTGAACTCAAGGTTCAACACTTCAATTAGTTTCGTGGCTTGCCGTTTCTTAATTTTGTTGATAGTGAATAACTTTTTAGACGTTCTAACAATATTGTTTTCTCTTTATGGACGATGATCCAATTGTTTTAGAACCATGACATCATAAGGAGTTGATTCCTGGAATTGTTtcacaaaataacataaaatacatttATCGAATATTTGTGTCTGATCTCATGTTTTACCAATAATGTAAAATTAGATATGGCTTTAGTACCATAAAGCCATGGTGACTTGCAAAATAAGATTAATGATCAGAATTACACGTCAATTCTTACCAATTATGGTAATGGGCGCGTGCTTACAGGTTGTTGATATAATTGCTTCGCATCCGGACCATGATATCATCATTGGGATTGATTCTTTGGGGAAAGAAGATCTTTTGCTTCACATTTCACAGGTGCTTAAGATAAAGGTTTGTATAAGTCCTGTTACATGCAGTTTATGTTATAAGCTATAAACTAACTAGAAAGAGCATAGCTACTCTTAGTTTAGACATTGTCATCGCTACTGAGCATTTGCAAAAAAGATAAACGAAAAATGTATTTtctcaaattaatttatttactttattttttcTGGTGCTTGAAGTTTAACTTGCAGCAGTGTTTCCTCTTTCGGGCACCCTGTTTTAAACAAAGGTCATATTAGTACAGTCCTTAGTAGATTAAGGGGCCTGGGAATCTAAATATGCTTGTACTTGTTAAATTTTTGGTCTGAAGTATTCATTTGTTTCCATATGTTGCTAATTTTAGTTTCAAGTGTTCACTCTGTTTCCTGTTGTCTTGTTCCAAGATTTGGGTGTGGCCAGAACGCTTGCAAACCATGCATCTTCTTGGGTTTGATGAGATATTCACAACTAAGACTTCCCTTACTAGAGTTCGAGCTGTTCCTCGTTACAGCTTTAACATTGAAACCTTAGAAGGTTTGAATTCAATGCGACCAACAATTGGGATCATGCCATCTGGTCTTCCATGGATGGTAAGACCTTCAGAAGGAAAAGACAATCTTTTCGGTTCTCTACTAACTACTCGGTATAACAAAAGTAAATGGGCTGGAAATGATGGTGTCCAGATGGATAAGCCAAATGGAAGTTCAGAATCTCCCATCAAGCTTCATAAATACATTTATACCGTTGGTTACTCTGATCACTCATCCTATTCTGAGATAGAGAAGTTTATAAAGCTTGTTCAGCCAATCAACATGAAAGGCATTGTGTCATCATCGTGTTGCTATGTTGATCCTATGTACTACTTTGGCCGCCTTTGTGGGGTAAACCAACCAGCACAAAGCTTACATCAAAAGCAAAAAAGGCAAGAGCGAGATGAAATAACTTTGGGGACAAAATCTACCTTTGGCAGGAATTTTTTTACAGAAGTTGAGAGAAGAAAGAGTGTGAAGGTCAAGCTTTTAAGTGTACGAGCGAACAGGGTAAGAGCCTATAGACGAGTAAGATCTGGTGCAAAGATTCTAGATGATGACTGTCCGGACTGACTAAAATTCTCAAATTTCTTTCTTCATACTGCGTACTCTCCAGTTTGTAAAGTAATTACTGGATTTGTAAATCTTTTCTATAATTCAAATTAATAATACTATGCTATTTTCGTGCTTATATTCAGTAAAGAAAATTTTCAGAATCTAAACACGTTTTCTGGTAGGAAGTTTTGATTACTGTTCGTTTTACAGGCACATTCATGTCTCTAGGAAGTAAAGAGAGATCATTACGGGGTCCATTATAGTTCTCCTCAAATGTATGCACCGCAAATAACAACTATGTTTCTCTAAAACCAAAGGTACTTCAGTTACCAttatcaaaaaagaaaaaaaaaacttcggTTATCCATTCatttatctttatttatttatttttgttagcAATTCATCTTTATTTTACTTTACATTGATGTGAACCTAGGATTAATATATGTAAAATTGTTAGGATTAGGAGGGGCACAGAGgaaaattataatttgaaaaagcATAGGTTAAAACTTGAAATTTTAGATGTTGGGAAGATAGcccaaatttttatatatatatatatatatggggacGAATTACTATCATACATTATTACTTTAATATTATTGAATAtagatgattactttaatattaattattgaattaaGATGAATGGTCCATATTATCTTAatctatatttataattgttaattagtatttctaaaaataaattttaactttttaaaacTTTTGGACTTCCTGGTGACATGTTgatcacatatttattaattaaagaataacaGAAATATCATTAAATTTTCATTCTCCATTCTTCTTCATTCTTGATTCATTCATTTTATTCATTccatgagaaaaaaaattattttggaattaatgagaataattaatgtgaacattatctttccaactaatgtttattgtctaattaatctaaaatatttgaaatttatttatttattttcaccatcattataatcatttcccataaaaacttgtttagtaaTTTATGGTAACCATCTATGGGTAATAACCATTGAGAAATCTTACATTTATATacatgggtgcactcttaataattactataatattaatcattagattaagattaatgatccatatttatagttgttaattaatatttaaaaaaataattttgattttttcaaatttttggaagggttacctgatgaaaaaatgtgtatttattatgataatataatattgtaaacttttcatttttcaaatgcatgtcaatttctaaatatagctagtgtttctcattggttggaaacaacattaattatggcaaaaaaaaaaaactaaattcgaaattaatgtagaaaaaaaatatttacttgttgaTGACTTGCTATAACAAGATATTcctacatcatcataattgttagtacttatctatgggtagtaaccattgagaagtcttccacatatatatatttatatatttatatattataaatgtgagtttaacaGAAATTATTAGTTtcgttagatttaatattttcttaTTGTTTTCTAACTCATttagttttaaagtcatctaaataaagtaaatatattaaaaatataataaattcatCTAAATAAgctaaataaattgaaaataaataaaaataataaataaggaTTAATAATTtttcatcacatattttaaaatttcatattgaagtatttaaattactatatcaattatgttttaaaaactataacaaaatatatttatgtgtttaaatttattttttctttctttgaatatttatttatgttcacttaatatattttgtttatccaaacatatatgtaatagtgacataagatataaatatatatattttatcatttaGTTTTCTAataagaaattacttattttaaagttctagaatatatatttatatataaatttttgttttctttaaatttttttagttaaataataaaaatttgatcaaataaactttttaaattcatctTTTTAATTAAGActttcttaatattttattatactgaatattttttctaaaagaaaattagaaaaaaagtatttaaaaataaaaataaaattatcatatataatatataaatcaaaatataaaaaataccaaaatttaaattattattgttatctCCGTTTCTTCCAAAATATACGGATCCGCACTCTAAATCCATGGGCCGCCTTCCTGGGAGTTAAGGCCCAAATCGAGCCATTAGATGAAGAGAAAACGGATACTAGCAGCCCAGATCTCGGCAAGGTCGATAAGGCATTCGGGAGTGTAAGCCGGGACCATCGCCAGGGCAGGTTGTATAAACCCAGGATCGCGTACCATGATGTCCCCTGAGATGCGGTAAAGGAGGTCGCGGCTCCCAAATTCGAGATTGGGCCGGGATCGCTGTGGATAAACCTGGGTCTTGGTAAACAGACCGGGACCCTGGTAAACGGAGGAGGACGTTGGTAAACGGACCTGGGTAGGTTGGCCGAGTTTGGCGTGATAAAGTATCCCCGATACTGACACCGTCCCAAGAAGCGTGGAGTGTTGTTCCCATAAGTAACCTGTAGAGGAGgatacctcgggattgtacgctgttggttcagaactgcgtcgccactactctgaccgatcttgtcccccaaatcttcctcgtagATCATAACACCCAGACTGAAACACCAATTTGTCATGTGTCTTATAGTATGATcttgtttgggctggcccaatgggctttgattaatgtatgtttcatatttcaatcctttgtattgggctcccatTAGAGAAGCCAATGGTacttacacccttattgggctcGGGCTAGCCCGACCCAAGGCCAATGCACTCGcgtgcctataaatacgaatagtggTGCATTGAGGAGGGGAGGCTGGATTTTCTATTGTAAGCAATTACTTTGCTCAAACTTGCAGGAAACTCCATTGCCAAAAGCTCTCTAAGTTCTAATACAATCgattcgtggactaaggctcattaacgccccaaccacgtaaaaaccttgtttacatttcttaaatcctttcttttaagctctctaatcttttataattctagtttccgaaaaactcagtaaacattttggtgctttcattgagagcctgagaaagcttgagttgatcttgaacgtctgcaacaatggtgaacacaagacacaccactttcgaccctactaaccaagaacaaggcaatggagagccactgcctagccaacctcttcctcagagCCAACCTGAGGACACACCTCATCAGATGTCCCAGCCTGATGAGTCGCATAACTATGAAGGTGGAGCAGAGTATGAGGAAGATTACTACGAGGAAGAGGagggaaatgagggggaataccacgatcTTGAGGCTGAGGATCCCACGATACCTGAAGAAGTAGACCCTAACCAGGAGGACCCGGAGGTGACCAAACTAAGacaacaagtcctggaccaagaggccaggattgccgaacaaaaggaagccactcgatggatgcaagagtccctctaAGCCCTGCAAGCTTTCATAGCCGCCCAAGGATTGGCGGCTAGTCCTCCAGTTGTTCCGTCTCCAGGAACACATTCGCCTGCTCCGCAGGCTAGGAATAGCGCGCCCAAAAATGCAAGGCCGATTCCTGCCCCGGGACAAGCTCCCGGACAGGGCCCGGTCAACCCGGCCCAAgagaaagggaaggccaaagcGGCCAACCCAGAgggaaaagcaaacccccagAGGGAAGTCCCTCCCATCCAGAAAACCGGGACCTACCCCCGGCCGTTCCTTAGGAATAAGAGGGTGCGTCCCGtcccaggacagggccacccGATCAATCTGCGAAGGACGCGCTCGCAGGGTACCAGGCCCCGGCCTGCCCTAGGGCAGACTGGACGGGAACGGTCTTTCTG
It encodes the following:
- the LOC133817656 gene encoding uncharacterized protein LOC133817656 isoform X3, whose amino-acid sequence is MEKGLISVDRWTGDSQAYFLTHLHSDHTKGLSSSWAKAPIFCSRLTAKLFPFKFSDFDLSLLRIVRIGSWHSISLVSPSSGSKAVIQFMAIDAHHCPGAVMFLFRGDFGSLLYTGDFRWETTSDRVKMGMNMLLSSLNDAAVDILYLDNTYCNPSYDFPPREVAAQQVVDIIASHPDHDIIIGIDSLGKEDLLLHISQVLKIKIWVWPERLQTMHLLGFDEIFTTKTSLTRVRAVPRYSFNIETLEGLNSMRPTIGIMPSGLPWMVRPSEGKDNLFGSLLTTRYNKSKWAGNDGVQMDKPNGSSESPIKLHKYIYTVGYSDHSSYSEIEKFIKLVQPINMKGIVSSSCCYVDPMYYFGRLCGVNQPAQSLHQKQKRQERDEITLGTKSTFGRNFFTEVERRKSVKVKLLSVRANRAHSCL
- the LOC133817656 gene encoding uncharacterized protein LOC133817656 isoform X1 gives rise to the protein MEKGLISVDRWTGDSQAYFLTHLHSDHTKGLSSSWAKAPIFCSRLTAKLFPFKFSDFDLSLLRIVRIGSWHSISLVSPSSGSKAVIQFMAIDAHHCPGAVMFLFRGDFGSLLYTGDFRWETTSDRVKMGMNMLLSSLNDAAVDILYLDNTYCNPSYDFPPREVAAQQVVDIIASHPDHDIIIGIDSLGKEDLLLHISQVLKIKIWVWPERLQTMHLLGFDEIFTTKTSLTRVRAVPRYSFNIETLEGLNSMRPTIGIMPSGLPWMVRPSEGKDNLFGSLLTTRYNKSKWAGNDGVQMDKPNGSSESPIKLHKYIYTVGYSDHSSYSEIEKFIKLVQPINMKGIVSSSCCYVDPMYYFGRLCGVNQPAQSLHQKQKRQERDEITLGTKSTFGRNFFTEVERRKSVKVKLLSVRANRVRAYRRVRSGAKILDDDCPD
- the LOC133817656 gene encoding uncharacterized protein LOC133817656 isoform X2, whose translation is MEKGLISVDRWTGDSQAYFLTHLHSDHTKGLSSSWAKAPIFCSRLTAKLFPFKFSDFDLSLLRIVRIGSWHSISLVSPSSGSKAVIQFMAIDAHHCPGAVMFLFRGDFGSLLYTGDFRWETTSDRVKMGMNMLLSSLNDAAVDILYLDNTYCNPSYDFPPREVAAQQVVDIIASHPDHDIIIGIDSLGKEDLLLHISQIWVWPERLQTMHLLGFDEIFTTKTSLTRVRAVPRYSFNIETLEGLNSMRPTIGIMPSGLPWMVRPSEGKDNLFGSLLTTRYNKSKWAGNDGVQMDKPNGSSESPIKLHKYIYTVGYSDHSSYSEIEKFIKLVQPINMKGIVSSSCCYVDPMYYFGRLCGVNQPAQSLHQKQKRQERDEITLGTKSTFGRNFFTEVERRKSVKVKLLSVRANRVRAYRRVRSGAKILDDDCPD